CGGGCGATGTTCATGCCCTGTTCGGCCTCGGGGTAGGCGCAGCCCATTATCACGTCCTCCAGTTGGCCAGGGTCGAGATCGAGTTTGTTGACCAGCCCTTTCAATACCTGTGCCGCCAGGTCGTCAGGGCGCAGGTTGATCAGGCCGCCTTTCTTGGCGAAGTGGAAGGGGGAGCGGGCGTAGCCGGCGATCACGATGGAGGTCATGGCTGTGGTCCTGTATCGGTTGGGGCGGCGGGATTCGCCGCCCTTCAAAAAATGATAGATGTAATTCAAACGATCGTATAGATGTTGGTTGTCATCTAATTGGTTGTGGGGCAGTTCGGCGATGAGCGGTGCAGCGAGTCCGCTGGCAAGCCATCGGGCTCGCGCATCGGTCAGCCTTGCAGGTCGAGGATCATGCAGGTGGTGGAGCCGACCGCATACAGGCGGTCGTCCACGTCATAGAGGCGGCCCTCCGCCAGCGCGGTGGAGCGGCCGAGGTGGACGATACGGCCTTCGGCGCGGAGCGGGCCGACCTTGTTGGTGATCGCCCGCACATAGCTGATGCGCAGGTCCATGGTGGTGTAGCCCTGGCCCGGCTGCAGCCGGGTGTGCACGGCGCAGCCCATGCAGGAGTCGAGCAGGGTCGCCGCGTAGCCGCCGTGCACGCTGCCCAGCGGGTTGTAGTGGCG
This DNA window, taken from Pseudomonas alcaligenes, encodes the following:
- a CDS encoding PaaI family thioesterase, which codes for MQAQTREQTLAIRQEAERAARARLGEPGTLSLKQVSELSAQEFFDRIGSGELPCPPFGHLVDFIPLEWEPGRFLFQGTPDARHYNPLGSVHGGYAATLLDSCMGCAVHTRLQPGQGYTTMDLRISYVRAITNKVGPLRAEGRIVHLGRSTALAEGRLYDVDDRLYAVGSTTCMILDLQG